One genomic region from Cellulomonas fengjieae encodes:
- a CDS encoding siderophore-interacting protein produces MFAVQVAAVQTVCPSVLRVTFTGDDLDRFADNGFDQRIKFFLPLAHASYDELLSLQGSDDWYGRWRSMPDDRRHPIRTYTARGVRQERREVDVDIVLHGDLGPASRWALNAVPGDDLVILGPNADATGPHGGVDFIPPAHADRLLIAGDETALPAIAGILERLPADARGEALIEMPLSGDRLSLVAPAGVTVRWYGRDGRAHGELLVPAVQAACARLLPGQAPTPDVVLEDVDVDAGMLWEVPVDAEGHALRSDAALYAWLAGEAAVIKSLRRHLVTECGVDRKAVAFMGYWRAGRSEGN; encoded by the coding sequence ATGTTCGCGGTGCAGGTCGCCGCCGTGCAGACCGTGTGCCCGAGCGTGCTGCGCGTGACGTTCACGGGCGACGACCTGGACCGCTTCGCGGACAACGGGTTCGACCAGCGGATCAAGTTCTTCCTCCCCCTGGCGCACGCGTCCTACGACGAGCTGCTCAGCCTCCAGGGCAGCGACGACTGGTACGGCCGCTGGCGCTCGATGCCCGACGACCGGCGCCACCCGATCCGCACCTACACGGCCCGCGGTGTGCGCCAGGAGCGCCGCGAGGTCGACGTCGACATCGTGCTGCACGGCGACCTCGGGCCCGCGTCGCGCTGGGCCCTGAACGCGGTGCCCGGCGACGACCTGGTGATCCTCGGTCCCAATGCCGATGCGACCGGCCCGCACGGCGGGGTCGACTTCATCCCGCCGGCCCACGCGGATCGTCTGCTCATCGCCGGCGACGAGACGGCGCTGCCGGCCATCGCGGGGATCCTCGAGCGGCTGCCCGCCGACGCGCGCGGCGAGGCCCTGATCGAGATGCCGCTGTCGGGCGACCGCCTGTCGCTGGTCGCCCCCGCCGGGGTGACCGTGCGCTGGTACGGCCGCGACGGCCGCGCCCACGGCGAGCTGCTCGTCCCCGCGGTCCAGGCCGCGTGCGCGCGCCTGCTGCCGGGTCAGGCACCGACCCCCGACGTCGTCCTGGAGGACGTCGACGTGGACGCGGGGATGCTGTGGGAGGTCCCGGTCGACGCCGAGGGCCACGCGCTGCGTTCCGACGCCGCGCTGTACGCCTGGCTGGCCGGCGAGGCGGCGGTCATCAAGAGCCTGCGGCGCCACCTGGTCACCGAGTGCGGCGTGGACCGCAAGGCCGTCGCGTTCATGGGGTACTGGCGCGCGGGGCGCTCCGAGGGGAACTGA
- a CDS encoding iron ABC transporter permease produces the protein MSVVAEAGSAALGAADPAAPPERGRSARPGRIVAVFLAAIVGVAVLAVVDLTLGTSHVGVRDLLGLLTGSGDDEALAVLVASRAPRVLAALVVGAALGLSGSALQSVARNPLASPDTLAVNAGAYFTVVLAAVTGLALPFAVNGVLAFVGGLAAASLVLAIARGGAEGPTRLVLAGSATMLALSSLTILLMLLFEQETMGMFAWGEGSIVQSGTAKVAQAAPVLLLAGAALVIWSRRLDVLALGDDTASVLGLDVKRTRIVTVLLAVLLAALAVTVAGPIGFVGLTAPVIARLVAGRVPGLSRHRLLLPLAALAGCVVVLAADVLLRLAVPGVAGVAIPTGIVTTLFGASVMVWLARRLRDSGPARSTASVGAHPATRSRTALVIGVLVAAVVAALVAGFLLGDRLLLLGDVTNWFAGASGRQVTFVLDQRTPRVLAAVLAGAALGLAGTTVQAVARNPLAEPSLLGITGGAGVGAVLAIALFPGTGFWVVSLGAAVGALSTFALVYTLANRRGLSSDRLVLVGIGVSAVATSLITLLVLLTNPWNTTMALTWLSGSTYGRTATQVWPVVIALLVLVPLLVRWRRDLDVLAVDDDVARVLGVQLERTRLGLLVATALLTAAAVSAIGVVGFVGLVAPHLARSLVGSSHTRVIPVAALLGALLVSVADTLGRSVIAPAQIPAGLLTAMIGAPYFIYLLWRTRRSAL, from the coding sequence ATGAGTGTGGTCGCAGAGGCGGGGTCCGCAGCGCTCGGCGCAGCGGACCCCGCCGCCCCGCCGGAGCGGGGGCGCAGCGCGCGGCCCGGCCGGATCGTGGCGGTGTTCCTCGCCGCGATCGTCGGCGTGGCCGTGCTCGCGGTCGTCGACCTGACGCTCGGCACCTCGCACGTCGGCGTACGGGACCTGCTCGGCCTGCTCACCGGGTCGGGGGACGACGAGGCGCTGGCCGTGCTCGTCGCCTCGCGCGCCCCGCGGGTGCTGGCCGCACTGGTGGTCGGTGCGGCCCTGGGGCTGTCCGGCAGCGCCCTGCAGTCGGTCGCGCGCAACCCCCTGGCCTCGCCCGACACGCTCGCGGTCAACGCGGGCGCGTACTTCACCGTCGTGCTCGCGGCGGTCACCGGGCTCGCCCTGCCGTTCGCGGTCAACGGCGTGCTCGCGTTCGTCGGCGGCCTCGCGGCCGCGTCGCTCGTGCTCGCCATCGCCCGCGGCGGTGCGGAGGGGCCCACCCGGCTGGTCCTCGCGGGCTCGGCCACGATGCTCGCCCTGTCGTCGCTCACGATCCTGCTGATGCTGCTGTTCGAGCAGGAGACGATGGGGATGTTCGCGTGGGGCGAGGGCTCGATCGTGCAGTCGGGCACCGCCAAGGTGGCCCAGGCGGCGCCGGTGCTGCTGCTCGCCGGGGCCGCGCTCGTGATCTGGTCGCGCCGGCTCGACGTGCTCGCGCTCGGCGACGACACGGCGTCCGTGCTCGGCCTGGACGTCAAGCGCACGCGCATCGTCACGGTCCTGCTGGCCGTGCTGCTCGCCGCGCTCGCGGTCACCGTCGCGGGGCCGATCGGGTTCGTCGGGCTCACCGCGCCGGTCATCGCGCGACTGGTCGCGGGACGCGTCCCGGGCCTCTCGCGGCACCGGCTGCTGCTTCCGCTGGCCGCGCTGGCCGGCTGCGTCGTCGTGCTCGCCGCCGACGTCCTGCTGCGGCTGGCCGTGCCCGGGGTCGCCGGTGTCGCGATCCCCACCGGCATCGTCACCACCTTGTTCGGCGCCTCGGTGATGGTCTGGCTGGCCCGGCGGCTGCGGGACTCGGGCCCCGCGCGCAGCACCGCGTCCGTCGGTGCCCACCCGGCGACGCGGAGCCGGACGGCGCTGGTCATCGGCGTGCTCGTCGCGGCCGTCGTCGCCGCGCTCGTCGCCGGCTTCCTGCTGGGCGACCGCCTGCTGCTCCTCGGCGACGTGACCAACTGGTTCGCCGGGGCGAGCGGGCGCCAGGTGACGTTCGTGCTGGACCAGCGCACGCCGCGGGTGCTCGCCGCGGTGCTCGCCGGTGCCGCGCTGGGCCTGGCGGGCACCACGGTGCAGGCCGTCGCGCGCAACCCCCTCGCCGAGCCCAGCCTGCTCGGCATCACCGGTGGGGCCGGGGTCGGTGCCGTGCTGGCGATCGCGCTGTTCCCCGGTACCGGCTTCTGGGTCGTGTCGCTCGGCGCGGCCGTCGGCGCCCTGAGCACGTTCGCGCTCGTCTACACGCTGGCCAACCGCCGCGGTCTGAGCTCGGACCGGCTGGTCCTGGTCGGCATCGGCGTCTCGGCCGTCGCGACGTCGCTCATCACCCTGCTCGTCCTGCTGACCAACCCCTGGAACACCACGATGGCGCTCACGTGGCTGTCGGGCTCGACGTACGGGCGCACGGCCACGCAGGTGTGGCCGGTGGTGATCGCGCTGCTCGTGCTGGTCCCGCTGCTGGTCCGCTGGCGCCGCGACCTGGACGTGCTGGCCGTGGACGACGACGTGGCCCGCGTGCTCGGCGTCCAGCTGGAGCGCACCCGGCTGGGGCTGCTGGTCGCGACCGCCCTGCTGACGGCGGCGGCGGTCTCGGCGATCGGCGTCGTCGGGTTCGTGGGCCTCGTCGCGCCGCACCTGGCCCGCTCGCTCGTCGGCTCGTCCCACACGCGGGTCATCCCCGTGGCGGCGCTGCTGGGCGCGCTGCTGGTCAGCGTCGCGGACACCCTGGGGCGCTCCGTCATCGCGCCGGCACAGATCCCCGCGGGCCTGCTGACCGCCATGATCGGCGCCCCGTACTTCATCTACCTGTTGTGGCGGACGCGAAGGAGCGCACTGTGA
- a CDS encoding aldose 1-epimerase family protein: protein MTRTREVRQTAHLVHLASPDGRSHATVDLRGGGLHSLEVDGEPLVHTYDADGPVPYCAGSLLFPWPNRVRGGHWAHDGIEHQLEVDEPELGNANHGFVREATFQVTSRSARNVTVATVVEPRPGYPFEVALSTTYTAQEAGVRVDHTICNLSPAPAPVALGAHPYVRVGTVPADELRLAVLADRHLPVDAALIPVRDEPVDASVDLRDGRLVAGSDLNTCYHDLTAQDGEHRHYLAAPDGRAVEVWTDRSFGHVQVYVTDRFPQQGQRTTAIAVEPMTAAPDALNSGRGLRWLAAGQSWDLSWGLRALAW, encoded by the coding sequence GTGACCCGCACCCGGGAGGTCAGGCAGACCGCACACCTGGTCCACCTGGCCTCTCCGGATGGCCGGAGCCACGCCACGGTCGACCTGCGCGGCGGCGGCCTGCACAGCCTCGAGGTCGACGGCGAGCCGCTCGTGCACACCTACGACGCCGACGGACCCGTGCCGTACTGCGCCGGCTCGCTGCTGTTCCCCTGGCCCAACCGCGTGCGCGGCGGCCACTGGGCGCACGACGGCATCGAGCACCAGCTCGAGGTCGACGAACCCGAGCTCGGCAACGCCAACCACGGGTTCGTGCGGGAGGCGACGTTCCAGGTCACCTCGAGGAGCGCACGCAACGTCACCGTCGCGACCGTCGTCGAGCCACGGCCGGGCTACCCGTTCGAGGTCGCCCTGTCGACGACCTACACCGCCCAGGAGGCGGGCGTGCGCGTCGACCACACGATCTGCAACCTCTCCCCGGCGCCGGCGCCGGTCGCGCTGGGCGCGCACCCGTACGTCCGCGTGGGCACCGTGCCCGCCGACGAGCTGCGGCTCGCCGTCCTGGCCGACCGCCACCTACCGGTCGACGCCGCCCTGATCCCGGTGCGCGACGAGCCCGTCGACGCGAGCGTGGACCTGCGCGACGGTCGCCTCGTCGCCGGGTCGGACCTCAACACCTGCTACCACGACCTCACCGCGCAGGACGGCGAGCACCGGCACTACCTGGCCGCGCCCGACGGTCGCGCGGTCGAGGTGTGGACGGACCGGTCGTTCGGCCACGTGCAGGTCTACGTCACGGACAGGTTCCCGCAGCAGGGGCAGCGCACGACGGCCATCGCGGTCGAGCCGATGACGGCGGCACCCGATGCCCTCAACTCCGGTCGCGGCCTGCGCTGGCTCGCCGCCGGCCAGTCCTGGGACCTCAGCTGGGGCCTGCGCGCACTGGCCTGGTAG
- a CDS encoding substrate-binding domain-containing protein: MTTKTSRNSRWIAAVGAATGLVLGLAACSSGMEETPQADSSQGAKDGALELVYLQKQGDQQYFVDQADGAKAAAEELGDVKITVVNLGTDANKAISELDAAIARGVDGIVMVAPDQAIGPQVIAAAEAAGIPLLASDDGLEDADGNAAPFVGFNGTAMGNSIGEKVAELYTEAGWTAENTKIIAVGKADLSVCVQRLEGAAASFTEGAADAPEVIELGTDNSVTDALNKAGAVLTANQDVENWLVWGCNDESETGVVTALQNQGVAPTNIIGVGLGAYLTCKDWAAGQETGNKAALFISGYDVGSAAVKAMVAELRDGTPLPAETIADTHMVDATNWESEGVVCT; encoded by the coding sequence ATGACGACGAAGACATCCCGCAACAGCCGCTGGATCGCCGCCGTGGGCGCGGCGACCGGCCTCGTGCTCGGACTGGCCGCGTGCAGCTCCGGCATGGAGGAGACCCCGCAGGCCGACAGCTCGCAGGGCGCGAAGGACGGCGCCCTGGAGCTCGTGTACCTGCAGAAGCAGGGCGACCAGCAGTACTTCGTCGACCAGGCCGACGGCGCCAAGGCCGCGGCCGAGGAGCTCGGCGACGTGAAGATCACGGTGGTCAACCTGGGCACCGACGCGAACAAGGCGATCAGCGAGCTCGACGCCGCGATCGCCCGCGGTGTCGACGGCATCGTGATGGTCGCACCCGACCAGGCGATCGGCCCGCAGGTCATCGCGGCCGCCGAGGCTGCGGGCATCCCGCTCCTCGCGTCCGACGACGGCCTCGAGGACGCCGACGGCAACGCCGCGCCGTTCGTCGGCTTCAACGGCACCGCCATGGGCAACTCGATCGGCGAGAAGGTGGCCGAGCTCTACACCGAGGCCGGCTGGACCGCCGAGAACACGAAGATCATCGCGGTCGGCAAGGCCGACCTCTCGGTCTGCGTGCAGCGCCTCGAGGGTGCGGCCGCGTCGTTCACCGAGGGTGCCGCTGACGCGCCCGAGGTCATCGAGCTCGGCACGGACAACTCCGTGACCGACGCGCTGAACAAGGCCGGTGCCGTCCTCACGGCCAACCAGGACGTGGAGAACTGGCTCGTCTGGGGCTGCAACGACGAGTCCGAGACCGGTGTCGTGACCGCGCTGCAGAACCAGGGCGTCGCACCGACGAACATCATCGGCGTGGGCCTGGGCGCGTACCTGACCTGCAAGGACTGGGCCGCCGGCCAGGAGACCGGCAACAAGGCGGCCCTGTTCATCTCCGGCTACGACGTCGGCAGCGCCGCCGTCAAGGCCATGGTCGCCGAGCTGCGGGACGGCACGCCGCTGCCCGCCGAGACGATCGCGGACACCCACATGGTCGACGCGACCAACTGGGAGTCCGAGGGCGTCGTCTGCACGTGA
- a CDS encoding ABC transporter permease yields MTTTAAPPASTTHARPEGRIARAVRTVGVQNLSLVAAIIVLVVAIGSQNSAFFLASNLKTIGMAVTISGLLALVQTVVIIMGGIDLSVGSVAGLASVTSAMVFMNAGAPASIAAALAVGAVCGLISGCIVVFGRVTPMIATLAALIAYKGVAQLVSNGRAQGYTGADSFYVFLARGTLLGVPTLIWVLVLVAALIHVMLSYTRMGRNIYAVGGNDTAARLSGVNINRYILGVFVLSGTIAALAGILITARTGSGQPVSGSEGLEFQSITAAALGGVALRGGKGSIGGTILAVILLGILLNGMSLLGVNPFWQNVAQGTLLVAAVVIQQVRNGERRVGLPK; encoded by the coding sequence GTGACCACCACCGCGGCACCGCCGGCCTCGACCACGCACGCACGACCCGAGGGCCGCATCGCCCGGGCCGTCCGCACGGTCGGCGTCCAGAACCTCAGCCTCGTCGCCGCGATCATCGTGCTCGTCGTCGCGATCGGCTCGCAGAACTCGGCGTTCTTCCTGGCCTCGAACCTCAAGACCATCGGCATGGCGGTGACGATCTCCGGCCTGCTGGCGCTCGTGCAGACCGTCGTCATCATCATGGGCGGCATCGACCTGTCCGTCGGGTCCGTCGCCGGCCTGGCCTCCGTGACGTCGGCGATGGTGTTCATGAACGCCGGTGCACCGGCGAGCATCGCTGCGGCGCTCGCCGTCGGTGCGGTCTGCGGCCTCATCAGCGGCTGCATCGTCGTCTTCGGCCGGGTCACCCCCATGATCGCCACCCTGGCCGCCCTCATCGCGTACAAGGGCGTCGCCCAGCTGGTCTCGAACGGGCGCGCCCAGGGCTACACGGGAGCGGACTCGTTCTACGTCTTCCTGGCACGCGGGACCCTGCTCGGCGTCCCCACTCTGATCTGGGTCCTGGTCCTGGTCGCCGCGCTCATCCACGTGATGCTCTCCTACACGCGGATGGGTCGGAACATCTACGCGGTCGGCGGCAACGACACCGCGGCGCGGCTGTCCGGCGTCAACATCAACCGGTACATCCTCGGCGTCTTCGTCCTGTCCGGCACGATCGCCGCCCTCGCGGGCATCCTGATCACCGCCCGCACCGGGTCCGGCCAGCCGGTCTCCGGCTCCGAGGGCCTCGAGTTCCAGTCGATCACCGCCGCGGCGCTCGGTGGCGTCGCGCTGCGCGGCGGCAAGGGCTCGATCGGCGGCACGATCCTCGCGGTGATCCTGCTGGGCATCCTGCTCAACGGCATGTCCCTGCTCGGCGTCAACCCGTTCTGGCAGAACGTCGCGCAGGGCACGCTGCTCGTCGCGGCCGTCGTCATCCAGCAGGTGCGCAACGGCGAGCGACGGGTCGGGCTGCCCAAGTGA
- a CDS encoding sugar ABC transporter ATP-binding protein, with amino-acid sequence MTPSPTSVRTDLVARGITKSFGPVHALTGVDLVLPAGEVTALMGENGAGKSTLLKILTGDYQPDAGTIEVGGAPVSFASPLDSRAAGVRVIAQEPEIVPFVSVAENIYIGALPSRGGVVSQRALQERAAADLARFGFERFLHPATRGIDLSPAQRQIVEIVRALIDDPSVICFDEPTSSLSDSETRMLFDLIARLRDEGRAVGYVSHRMREIFEIADSVTVLRDGALIGSRRVDETSVNEVVRMMVGRDLSAMYERNRQVPGEVLLELDSVSTPDVTDVSLTVRRGEVVALAGLVGAGRTELALAIAGDRPVTSGTLKVHGTPRRFTSPAQAIAAGIGLAPEERKADGLIMVRTVRDNIALAVLDTLSRFGVVDRRKERALAERYIEALRIRTPSMGQLVQNLSGGNQQKVVLARWLARETDVLILDEPTRGVDVGAKAEIYAIIDDLATKGVAVLVISSELPEVLGLADRIIVMQEGRVTGELHHSEATEERILTLAIADHLNAEPQNSEGARP; translated from the coding sequence ATGACGCCGTCCCCCACCTCGGTGCGGACCGATCTGGTGGCCCGAGGCATCACCAAGAGCTTCGGACCCGTGCACGCCCTGACGGGCGTGGACCTCGTCCTGCCCGCCGGCGAGGTGACCGCCCTGATGGGCGAGAACGGCGCCGGCAAGTCCACGCTCCTGAAGATCCTGACCGGGGACTACCAGCCCGACGCCGGCACGATCGAGGTCGGCGGCGCGCCCGTCTCGTTCGCGAGCCCCCTGGACTCGCGGGCCGCCGGGGTCCGGGTCATCGCCCAGGAGCCGGAGATCGTCCCGTTCGTCAGCGTCGCGGAGAACATCTACATCGGCGCGCTCCCCTCCCGGGGCGGCGTCGTCTCGCAGCGCGCCCTGCAGGAGCGGGCGGCGGCCGACCTGGCCCGGTTCGGCTTCGAGCGGTTCCTCCACCCGGCGACCCGCGGGATCGACCTGTCCCCCGCGCAGCGCCAGATCGTCGAGATCGTCCGGGCGCTGATCGACGACCCCTCCGTCATCTGCTTCGACGAGCCGACGTCCTCGCTGTCCGACAGCGAGACGCGCATGCTCTTCGACCTCATCGCCCGGCTCCGCGACGAGGGCCGCGCGGTCGGCTACGTGTCGCACCGCATGCGCGAGATCTTCGAGATCGCCGACTCCGTGACGGTGCTGCGCGACGGCGCCCTGATCGGCAGCCGCCGGGTCGACGAGACCTCCGTCAACGAGGTGGTGCGGATGATGGTCGGCCGCGACCTGTCCGCGATGTACGAACGCAACCGCCAGGTCCCCGGCGAGGTGCTCCTGGAGCTCGACTCGGTCAGCACGCCGGACGTCACCGACGTCTCGCTCACCGTGCGGCGCGGCGAGGTCGTCGCGCTCGCCGGGCTCGTGGGTGCCGGACGCACCGAGCTCGCCCTGGCGATCGCCGGCGACCGACCCGTCACGAGCGGGACCCTCAAGGTGCACGGCACACCGCGGCGGTTCACCAGTCCCGCCCAGGCGATCGCGGCCGGTATCGGGCTGGCACCCGAGGAGCGCAAGGCCGACGGGCTGATCATGGTCCGCACGGTCCGCGACAACATCGCGCTCGCGGTGCTCGACACCCTCAGCCGGTTCGGCGTCGTCGACCGGCGCAAGGAGCGCGCGCTGGCCGAGCGCTACATCGAGGCGCTGCGCATCCGGACGCCCTCCATGGGGCAGCTGGTGCAGAACCTGTCCGGCGGCAACCAGCAGAAGGTCGTCCTGGCGCGCTGGCTCGCCCGCGAGACCGACGTCCTCATCCTCGACGAGCCCACCCGCGGCGTCGACGTCGGGGCCAAGGCCGAGATCTACGCGATCATCGACGACCTCGCCACGAAGGGTGTGGCCGTGCTGGTCATCTCCTCGGAGCTGCCCGAGGTCCTCGGTCTGGCCGACCGGATCATCGTCATGCAGGAGGGCCGGGTCACCGGCGAGCTGCACCACAGCGAGGCCACCGAGGAACGCATCCTCACGCTGGCCATCGCCGACCACCTCAACGCAGAACCCCAGAACAGCGAAGGAGCCCGACCGTGA
- the pflB gene encoding formate C-acetyltransferase, which yields MVSSKAWEGFVTGPWCDGIDVRDFIQRNYTPYTGDADFLAGPTARTTGIWARLSEMFPAERAKGVYDIDNRTPSTIVSHPAGYIDKDQELIVGLQTDAPLKRAMIPNGGWRMVEKSLQTYGYDVDPDVAKIFTTYRKTHNQGVFDVYPPNVRAARSSHLITGLPDAYGRGRIIGDYRRVPLYGVDALIDAKRLERHELDMERSTEDVIRDREENAEQIRALTELKQMAASYGYDISRPAETAREAVQWLYFAYLGAVKEQNGAAMSLGRTSTFLDIYLQRDLASGAITEEFAQELVDDFVIKLRIVRFLRTPEYDELFSGDPTWVTETIGGVGEDGRPLVTRTSFRFLQTLYNVGPAPEPNLTVLWSTRLPEGFKKFCARVSIDTSAIQYESDDLIRESWGDDAAIACCVSPMRVGKQMQFFGARVNIAKALLYAINGGRDEITGKQVAPVSAPATGDVLDYADVSAKYDTLLDWLAQTYVDALNCVHYMHDKYAYERLEMALHDRDILRTMACGIAGLSVVADSLSAIKYATVRPVRDETGLVVDYVTEGDFPTYGNDDDRADDIAVEIVRSFMEKVRAQKTYRDALHTQSVLTITSNVVYGKATGNTPDGRRAGEPFAPGANPMNGRDTHGMLASALSVAKLPYSEAQDGISLTSTVVPSGLGRTREEQVANLVGLLDAYNVSSGYHLNVNVLNRDTLEDAMEHPEKYPQLTIRVSGYAVNFVRLTREQQLDVLSRTFHAGV from the coding sequence ATGGTCAGTAGCAAGGCGTGGGAGGGCTTCGTCACCGGACCCTGGTGCGACGGGATCGACGTCCGAGACTTCATCCAGCGGAACTACACGCCGTACACCGGCGACGCCGACTTCCTCGCGGGACCGACCGCGCGGACCACCGGCATCTGGGCGAGGCTCAGCGAGATGTTCCCCGCCGAGCGCGCCAAGGGCGTGTACGACATCGACAACAGGACCCCGTCGACGATCGTGTCGCACCCGGCCGGCTACATCGACAAGGACCAGGAGCTCATCGTCGGCCTGCAGACCGACGCCCCGCTCAAGCGCGCCATGATCCCCAACGGCGGCTGGCGGATGGTCGAGAAGAGCCTCCAGACCTACGGCTACGACGTCGACCCCGACGTCGCCAAGATCTTCACCACGTACCGCAAGACGCACAACCAGGGCGTCTTCGACGTGTACCCGCCGAACGTCCGCGCGGCCCGCTCGTCGCACCTGATCACGGGTCTGCCCGACGCGTACGGCCGCGGCCGGATCATCGGCGACTACCGCCGGGTGCCGCTGTACGGCGTCGACGCCCTGATCGACGCCAAGCGCCTGGAGCGGCACGAGCTCGACATGGAGCGCTCGACCGAGGACGTCATCCGCGACCGTGAGGAGAACGCGGAGCAGATCCGCGCCCTCACCGAGCTCAAGCAGATGGCCGCGTCCTACGGCTACGACATCTCCCGGCCCGCCGAGACCGCCCGCGAGGCCGTCCAGTGGCTGTACTTCGCCTACCTCGGTGCGGTCAAGGAGCAGAACGGCGCCGCGATGTCGCTGGGGCGGACCTCGACGTTCCTCGACATCTACCTGCAGCGCGACCTCGCCTCCGGTGCGATCACCGAGGAGTTCGCCCAGGAGCTCGTCGACGACTTCGTCATCAAGCTGCGCATCGTGCGGTTCCTGCGCACGCCCGAGTACGACGAGCTGTTCTCCGGCGACCCGACCTGGGTCACGGAGACGATCGGTGGCGTGGGCGAGGACGGTCGGCCGCTGGTCACCAGGACCTCGTTCCGGTTCCTGCAGACCCTGTACAACGTGGGCCCGGCCCCCGAGCCGAACCTGACGGTGCTGTGGAGCACGCGCCTGCCCGAGGGCTTCAAGAAGTTCTGCGCGCGGGTGTCCATCGACACCTCGGCGATCCAGTACGAGTCCGACGACCTGATCCGTGAGTCCTGGGGCGACGACGCGGCGATCGCGTGCTGCGTGTCCCCGATGCGGGTGGGCAAGCAGATGCAGTTCTTCGGTGCGCGCGTGAACATCGCCAAGGCCCTGCTGTACGCGATCAACGGCGGGCGCGACGAGATCACCGGCAAGCAGGTCGCCCCGGTCAGCGCCCCGGCCACCGGCGACGTCCTCGACTACGCCGACGTGTCGGCGAAGTACGACACGCTGCTCGACTGGCTGGCCCAGACCTACGTCGACGCGCTCAACTGCGTGCACTACATGCACGACAAGTACGCGTACGAGCGGCTCGAGATGGCCCTGCACGACCGCGACATCCTGCGGACCATGGCGTGCGGGATCGCCGGGCTGTCGGTCGTGGCGGACTCGCTCTCCGCGATCAAGTACGCGACCGTGCGGCCCGTCCGCGACGAGACCGGCCTGGTCGTCGACTACGTCACCGAGGGCGACTTCCCGACGTACGGCAACGACGACGACCGTGCCGACGACATCGCCGTGGAGATCGTCCGGTCGTTCATGGAGAAGGTCCGGGCGCAGAAGACCTACCGCGACGCCCTGCACACGCAGTCCGTGCTGACCATCACGTCGAACGTCGTCTACGGCAAGGCCACCGGCAACACCCCGGACGGCCGCCGCGCGGGCGAGCCGTTCGCGCCGGGCGCCAACCCGATGAACGGGCGGGACACCCACGGCATGCTCGCCTCGGCCCTGTCCGTGGCCAAGCTGCCGTACTCCGAGGCGCAGGACGGCATCTCGCTCACCTCCACGGTGGTGCCCTCAGGGCTCGGCCGCACGCGTGAGGAGCAGGTCGCGAACCTGGTGGGCCTCCTGGACGCCTACAACGTGTCCTCCGGGTACCACCTGAACGTCAACGTGCTGAACCGGGACACCCTCGAGGACGCCATGGAGCACCCCGAGAAGTACCCGCAGCTCACCATCCGCGTGTCGGGCTACGCCGTGAACTTCGTGCGGCTCACCCGTGAGCAGCAGCTCGACGTGCTGTCCCGCACGTTCCACGCCGGAGTGTGA
- the pflA gene encoding pyruvate formate-lyase-activating protein, producing the protein MTSTLTATAEGAPVVELDRPLVGGSHHRSSAGTAGLDASDAERSEKLAAMRAGELGSVHSWELVTAVDGPGTRLTAFLAGCPLRCLYCHNPDTMEMRRGEPVSADELLRRVARYRRIFEATGGGLTLSGGEPLMQPAFVARVLRGAKELGVHTAIDTSGYLGAHCSDEMLADIDLVLLDVKSGLPETYRRTTGRDLQPTLDFGRRLAASGTEIWVRFVLVPGLTDAPENVDAVADYVATLPTVSRVEVLPFHQMGRDKWTTLGLRYELEDTQPPTPELVARVRQQFRDRGLTVH; encoded by the coding sequence ATGACCAGCACGCTGACGGCGACCGCCGAGGGAGCCCCGGTGGTGGAGCTCGACCGGCCGCTGGTCGGCGGGTCCCACCACCGGTCGTCGGCAGGCACGGCAGGCCTGGACGCCAGCGACGCCGAGCGCAGCGAGAAGCTCGCCGCGATGCGGGCCGGCGAGCTCGGGTCGGTGCACTCCTGGGAGCTCGTCACCGCGGTGGACGGCCCCGGGACCCGGCTCACGGCGTTCCTGGCGGGCTGCCCGCTGCGCTGCCTGTACTGCCACAACCCCGACACCATGGAGATGCGCCGCGGCGAGCCCGTGTCGGCCGACGAGCTCCTGCGCCGCGTCGCGCGGTACCGGCGCATCTTCGAGGCGACCGGCGGCGGGCTGACCCTCTCCGGCGGAGAGCCGCTCATGCAGCCGGCGTTCGTCGCCCGCGTGCTGCGCGGGGCCAAGGAGCTCGGCGTCCACACCGCGATCGACACGTCCGGCTACCTCGGCGCGCACTGCTCGGACGAGATGCTGGCGGACATCGACCTGGTGCTGCTCGACGTGAAGTCGGGCCTGCCCGAGACGTACCGGAGAACGACCGGCCGCGACCTGCAGCCGACGCTCGACTTCGGGCGCCGGCTCGCGGCGAGCGGCACCGAGATCTGGGTGCGGTTCGTGCTGGTGCCCGGGCTGACCGACGCCCCGGAGAACGTCGACGCCGTCGCGGACTACGTGGCGACGCTGCCGACGGTCAGCCGGGTCGAGGTGCTCCCGTTCCACCAGATGGGTCGCGACAAGTGGACGACGCTCGGGCTGCGGTACGAGCTCGAGGACACCCAGCCGCCGACTCCGGAGCTCGTCGCCCGCGTGCGCCAGCAGTTCCGCGACCGCGGGCTCACGGTGCACTGA